The sequence AATTGTTCCTGCACCAGTTCTtttaaagcctccagtttttcctgtttcagtgGCCATTGCTCCACCCAAACCAGTTTGTCAGTTAGCCTAACAAGAGGAATGGGAGCCAGAGGCTCAACAATGGCCGCTGCTAAAAATGATACCCCAATCTAGTCCGATCTGTTTGCCTTTTTAATTCTAAAGGTTCTGATTGGCCATTTTATCTTTTCCTAATCCTTTTCCTGGGTGATATCCCAtatttctcatcatttttctACTATTATTACTATATTGATCTGTAGGAATAGATATTTCAGTATCCCATTGTTGCAATAAGTCTCTACCCCATAAATTGACAGGAATAGGTGTAATGATAGGTTGGATTGTCCCTTCCTGACCATCCAGCCCTTGACATGGTAAAATCAAAGAAGTTTGAAAAACTTCCGAGGCAGCTCCTACTCCAACACCACCAATGGATGCCTTTTGCTTAGGGCAGTGCCGGAGCCATTGATTTATAGCAATAATAGAGACATCAGCTCCAGTATCTACTAGTCCTTCAAAATCTTTTCCCTGAATAGTTACTGTGCAAATAGATCTTTTGTCAGACACTTGATTAACCCAATACACAGCCTTTCCTGCTGGATTAGTATTACCAAAGCCTCCTGTTCTTTTCACTGTGCTGCTTCCTAGTTTTATGTAAGGTAACAGCAACAACTGAGCAATTCTTTCTCCTGGGAAGGCAGACCATGGAGTTGAGGAATGAATAGCTaattgaatttctgtggtataatCAGAGTCAATTATTCCTGTATGTACACCTTTTAAATTTAGGATAGACCTTCCAAGTAATAGACTGACTGTTCCTGAGGGTAAGTTCCCCTAACTCCCATGAGGACGTTCTTTGGTGGCTCCCCAGGAAGTAAGGACACAGGAATTGTGCTGTAGAGGTCTATGGAAGCACTGCCTGCTGAGGTGGGGGACAATTGTACATTTGTAAGGGCACTGGCTGTGCCAGGTATGCCTCGGTCTTGAACCCCTCTTCCCATTTCCTGAAAGAGGTTGTCCATCTTTGCTAAATTTAGAATGACACTGACTTGCCCAGTGATTGCCTTTCTTACACTGGGGACATAAACTGGGACTTTTCTGTTGATTGATGGTATTTTTgccttttgatttccttttttacattccTTTcttgtgtgtccaaatttcccacAATTAAAGCAAGAGCCTGAGAAATGGGGCATATTCTTTCCTACTCTTAATCCAACCATAGCCTGAGATAAAACAGTAGCCTTATGTAAGTTACCTCCAATGCCACTGCAAGCCTTAATATATTCAGCTAAATGAGCCTTCTCTCTCAGGGGTCTAATAGCAGTTTGACACTCTGCATTAGCATTTTCTTATGCAAGAAGCTGTATTACAACATCATGAGCTGTTTTGTCAGTTAAGGCTTTATACACAGCCTCTTGGAGCTGAGCAATAAAATCAATATATGGTTCTTTAGGTCCTTGTGGGACAGAACTGAAAGAAGCATATTTTTCCCCTGTAATATTTATCCTTTCTCATGCCTGTAAGCACACAGAGCACAGCTGAACAATGGCAACATCCTCCATTACTGCTTGATTTTCTAACTGACCCCAATTAGGGCTGATTCCCATTAGCTGGTCAAAGGAAACAGGCACAGGTGGCTGCACTTGTGTGTTTTCCCTTGCCTGCATTTGAGCTTCATCAGCCCACCAGGTTTTTAACTGCAGGTACTGAGATGGAGTGAGAACAGATTTTTATCAAAGTATCCCAATCATATGGTATTAATCTATTATCAagaggcatattttaaaataaagtttacacAAAAGGAGAGTTTGGTCCATATTGACTAATGGCTTGCTTAAATTCCTTTAGtaacttaaaaggaaaagtgGCCCAATTAGCTATAGTCTGTCCTCCCTGCTGATTATAGTAACGGGAAATTGCCATGCTTCAAGGTCTCCCTCAGCTCTagctttttaaattgaattttgtaTAGCACCATCAATTGCTCCAGGTTTTAATGTTGCAACTACAGGAGCAGTAAGTTTTtcagctaatttattttctcacccattaagaggagagagaggaggtggccATTCACTTAATTCAGGAGCTGGAGCCGACAGGCCAGTAAAACATACCTTTTTTAGTTTTCCCTTCTTTTCATTAATCTCCTCCAGTAGCTCTTCCTCACACTCAGAATCTGAAGTTAGTTTTTAACACTCGTCCTCTTCCTTGTCTGAATCTGCCGCATCAAACCAATTCTCTCCCATTCATCCAACTCCATAGTCCCTTGTTCTAGAAACCATGGGCAAAACTTCTTTACTGTGCTAAAGAGTGATAACAAATTCTGAGTACTAACTTTCATTCTCCCTCTTCATAATAAATGCCTTAAGAAATTGAAATAAGCAGAATGTCTGCTTTCActttgtcccattgttaccctcgTTCTTCTGAGCACTTAGCTTTCCTGCTGAGCTTCTTTTAGACGTCCTTGGGTGTCCTTTGACAATGCTTCCTCTGCTTTCACACGCTCTAGTGTTCCTTTACTGGGGTCTTTGTTGCCCCATGTTGGGCAGCAGGAATGTTGGGGCAATGAGACCCAACACCAGGTCTTGGGGGCGATGAAGTCTGGCagacaaaggaatgagaaaaagacagtttgaaaGAGAGAGTGGGACCATCACCAGTGTGGAGGCTGCAAAGGCCTggagctctgggagcccacgcTATTTATTGGTgctcaaacaaagaaacaggtggtgagaatgtggaggtaGAAAGGAAACTGTATCAAGTGAATGATAAACATATGGCTGCTTGAGATAATGGgagtgctagaagcaaggagccagcaagtctagcagacatgcaagccctgcctcagcttctctcccaacACTCAGGTTTTCTCCCAACAGGAAGCTGCTAGAACATTCTTGTACACATTGTTTTGTAGAAATCTGCTTTCATTTGTCTTGGATAAACACCTAGGGGAAGGATCGCTAGGTCCTATGTTTGACTTTATAAGGAACTGTTAAAgtgctttccacagtagctgtgCCATTTTGTGTTTCTGCCAGCAGCACGTGACAGTTCTGCCTGCTCGGCAgctttgccagaaatcttttgATTTCATGTCTTCTAGTGGGGATGCAGTTCTTATATCATCGTGGTTTCAATTCGCATTTCCCTAATGAAGAATGATGTTCTACATCTTTTCATGAACTTTTTTTTGCCAGTTTGTCTATCTTCTCTGGTCAAGTGTCTGGTCAAACATTTTACCGTTAAAAAAGTTTaactgaggccaggcgcagtggctcacacctgtaatcccagcactttgggaggatgaggcgggaggatcacctgaggtcgggagttcgagaccagcctgaccaacatggagaaaccccgtctctactaaaaatacaaaattagctgggtgtggtggcacatgcctgtaatcccagctactccggaggctgaggcaggagaatcacttgaacctgggaggcggaggttgcagggagccaagatctcaccattgcactccagcctgggcaacaagagcaaaactccatctcaaaaaaaaaagaaaaaaaaagtttaattgggctgggtgcggtggctcacagctgtaatctgaacactttgggaggcctagacaggtGGATTACTttaggtcaggaaatcaagaccagcctggccaacatagcgaaaccctgtctcccctaaaaatacaaaaattagccagtcgtggtggcacgtgcttgtagtcacagctacttgggaggctgaggtaggagaatcacttgaacccaagaagtggaagctgcagtgagccaagatcgcaccactctacttgagcctgggtgacagagcaaaactgaatcttaaaaaaaaagttaaattgttttcttattgatttataagaTATAAGGCAGCTGTggttgtgtgtgtctgttgtcccagctacttgggagaccaaggcaggaggattgcttgaaacttgagctcaggagtgtaaggtcatcctgggcaacatagtgagaccctttgtataaatgataaacaaaaaaattaaaaatgcatgcaTATCTCACTGTGCCAGGCTGAATGATGCTCCCCCAGAGATGTTCACATCCTAatctccagaacctgtgaattTCTGACCTTAcctggcaaaagggactttgcaaatgtgattCAACTAAGGATCTTGAGAGGGGGAGATTATCCTGCATTACCTTGTGGCTCTGGTAATGTAATCACAGGAGTCCTCAGAAGAGGGAACCTGGAGGGCCAGAGTCAAAGATAGAGATGTGGCCACAGAAGCAGAAGTCCATGTGCCTTGGGACCATAAGCCAAGGAAGCCATGCTGCCTCTAGGAGCTGGGAAAGGCAAGGGAGCAACGCCTCCCAGGAGCACCAGGATGAGCTAGCCTTGCTGACACTGTGACTTCAGCCAGGCTGAGGCTGACTGTGGACGCTGGGCCTCTGTAACTGTAAGTTGCTTAACTTTATGTTCGTTTGTGGGAATATGCAGGCACTCTTCGTTCAGTGGAGGACTTGAAGCTATCTCTTCTGACTCTAAGTCTGTGCTGCTTCTGTTCCTACCATTGTTCGGGGTGGAAAGGAGCAGGGTCATTCAGGTGGTGGGGACAGTGTGAGGAAGTCCGCAGGTAAACATGAACGCTGTGGCCCAGGGAGCAGGTGAGTCTCAGTTACAGCAGAACGTGTTGGGAGAGCAGGAGGTAAGGCCCACTGGGTGGATCCACTAGGCTTTGGAGGCAGAGTTTGGGCTGGAGATGGTGAGAAACCATGTAGCAGTTGGAGCACTTAGAGGTTTGTCAGAAGGGTCAGGGCCGCTGGCCCAGGCAGAAGCAGGTGCTGGGGAGACAGCACTCGCCTGCCCCCTCACTGGGCTCTGATGGGATGCATGCCGTGTGGGCTGTTCATTATTATTGAACAGCGCTGCCCAGCTCCATGGACCAAGCTGCTTTTGTGAGCGAGGGGTGGGGAATCCAGGCCAAGACCATCTCATCTCTCAGGGACCCTCTGGCTGATTGGACAGCTCCATCTCTCAATATTCTCCAAACTGTTGCTGGCCTCACTGAGGACATTCTGAGCTGGTGCTATCATCCCGGGCTGCACTTCACTCCAGTCCACCTTCACCTTACTTTATTATCCCGCACCCTGAAAAGGCATTGCTGAAGGGGGCCTTGTGCATTGGAAGCCAAATACGCCTCTGTCTGGGAGCTGCAAGGTTTGCAGTGGTCATCTTTGCTGCTTCTGCCCCAGTGTCACACTCTCAAGAGTGAGAACATGGGCAGGATTGTCAATGGCGTCACTCCCCTGTCTTGCCACTGGGATCTCCGACTGATGCCGGTCCTAGGATTCAGGTTGCCTCCAGACTATGGGACAATGaattttccattctgttttctACTTCTTCCCAGCCTAGGGCACTTCAAAGCCAGCTTCTTTTGGGAAACCTGCCCTGATAGCACCACCTAACTAAAAACACTGATTTTCTGTGCTGCTCATTTTCAGCGGTAAGTGTTTGTGAATTCAGCTTTTCATTGCACATGGTCTCATGTGACTCTCTAGTGGTCCTGGAGAAGCAAGTGTGAGATGGATGCTTCGTCTGGTGAGGTTACAGACTTCCTGAGGACTGAacagtttttcttcctttgtgcCATGTCCCACCAAATAGACGATAAACCACTAGAGGATAGGTACTGTTTGACATGAAAACAAAGTTTACGGTGCCAATCATTGTTCAGTAAACTTGCCAGGGAAATAAGGAGTGGAGAGGCCATTTGTTAACTGAAAAGGCATTTCCTGTCTAGTGGGGTAGATTCCCAAATTTAGGGCTAAACGTGTCATGCAGGTCTAATTTTCTGCATCGTGCAAACACAGTCCCTTTTGCTTCTTTTGTGTACGCTCTTTGCATTTGTTCCACAGACACCTAATGTTTATAGAATGCCCTGTGCAAGAGAGATGGATGATTCAATGGTGAACGACAGGTGATTTTTCTCTGCAGGTGGCTATCTTAGCCACTCCAAGGCTTTAACTATCTTTGTGAACATCAGTCACAATTCTCCAGCCACAGTCTCAAGCTCCTTCCCCAAATCCATTTCCTATTTTAGAGGTTAGGCAACCTTTGCAAATGTTAAGATGCAGGTGGTTAGACCTGCAACCCCAAGAGGAGCTGAGGTAATGCTTCTCTTTGCCAGGAGGGGTGCATGACATTGCCTGACCCGTTGAAGCAGTGGCCACCATGGGGGCGGGGGGCGGTGGTCAGGGGATGCTAACAGGCACAGCTGGCCCTCCTCACCTGTGGGTTCTGCATCAGTGGGTTCTGGATTCAACTGGGGATTCAACCACCTGGtgtacaaatattcaaaaaatatgtggctttactgaacatgtacaacattttcttcttgtcattctttaaacaactattgacatagcatttacattgaaTTAGGTATCAGAAGTAATCTGGAGCTGATTGAAAGTGGATGCAGGGTGTGCATAGGTTGTCTGCAAATGCTGCGCTGTTCTCTCTCAGGAGCTGGAGCACCTGCAATGTTGGTATCTTCAAGAgaaggtcctggaaccaatcccctatGGATACCGAGGAATGACGGTATTTGGGTTTTGATAGAAAGCTGAGAAGCCCAGAACATCAGAGATAACCTCCTAGCAGTAGGAAGCCGAGTTAAAATCAGGAGAAGCCAGTGGCTGAATTCAGAGTCATTTTACACAAAAGAGCAAAACACATGTTTTATAACAATGGAGGAAAAACTCAGTGATCACCCACTTAAGTGAATAAAAGTTACAGTGATAGTTACAACAACATGGCAATAGGGTATATTGAGAAGGAAGATGTCCTTCAAGAGTTTATGGTTTGGTGGGGGGAGCCAGAGCCTCTCTGAGGATGCACCCTCATCCTTTGGAAGCACTGACCTGGCCTGGGGCCCATAGACATGGGAATAGTGCGTGAGCCGGCAAAGTCTCAGCAACCCCTTAATTCAGTTTGTCTCCTTAGACAGCATCCATCTCCCTAGTCCTCCATCAGCTCCTTTTCCAGTTTCCCCCAACCTGCACTTGTTTTTGCAAGGCTGGGGGGAGTTGTCTGTGCTTAGGACAATTCCTCACATTGCCAGGAGAGGGCAGCAGATCACTCTCCCATTACCGTTGCTGCCTTGGCCATCTCCGGGATTCCAGTCATTTTTCAAGGGTTATTGAGTGCTTAAGGAATAGGAGACCATTCCAGCCTCAGTTTGGGCCAGGCACTGGGAATGCAAAGCCGACTGAGATATGGGGTCCGGCTCTGCAGGAGCCCGTGGTCTAAGAAGGCGAGGCAGCAATGGAAACAGAAACAGGTCCAAAGAGTGGGGTGAGGCACTGGGGCAGAAGGCTCTTCAGGGGACTATCGGGTCCCCATGAGGTGGCAGAGGAGGGGCATCAGAAAACACCCAGCAGGAAGAGGTGCTAGGGCTGAGTCTTGGAAGCAGGTAAATTTTGGCAGTTCCTAGGCCAGGCAAGGCACCCCAGGCATGGGGAGCTGGGCTGAGCGCGACACCACAGGGCGGACTCGGGCTCAAACATAGGGTGCTGGGGCAGAAGGAGCATCTCAGGGAGGGGAGGATCAGAGGGCTGTCCTCCCTGGCCATGCTAAGGAATCTGTGCCAGGACCCAAAGGGAACCGGGAAGCCACTGAAGGGTTTCATCAGGAGAACCACCAAAGCAGACCTGCACTTTTAAATGACAGCTTCCTGTTCTGGCTGTGGAGGATGGACATGGCAGGATGGAGAAGGGCAGGCCTGAAGGCCGCTGGCCGGGTCAGCTTGGCTTGAACTAGGTAGGAGAGCGATGGTGGTGGTCTGAACTAAGG comes from Macaca mulatta isolate MMU2019108-1 chromosome 10, T2T-MMU8v2.0, whole genome shotgun sequence and encodes:
- the LOC100426034 gene encoding uncharacterized protein LOC100426034 isoform X3, which codes for MSVALKPQRRVTQRRQPKWNVGSTFYNTRDRATMDEEGYIWFLGRSDDTINASGWLNPQLNPEPTDAEPTDFIAPKTWCWVSLPQHSCCPTWGNKDPSKGTLERVKAEEALSKDTQGRLKEAQQES